The Anastrepha ludens isolate Willacy chromosome 2, idAnaLude1.1, whole genome shotgun sequence genome contains a region encoding:
- the LOC128867302 gene encoding dihydrolipoyllysine-residue succinyltransferase component of 2-oxoglutarate dehydrogenase complex, mitochondrial gives MSGLISLTARRLPRDVLKLGMQAACSQEVSALCVIRQFSRLEVATQKHFPTGNKALTPASSSSKRTNLYFGNHGIHTTCNLWAIETIKTPAFPESVAEGDIKFTVKVGDYVAQDQVVMEVETDKTAMPVPAPFGGIIREILVEDGATVKAGQPLFKLEKAEGTPTAAAPAAAAASAPPPPPPPKPAAPATPPPQARAAPPPPPPPAPRAAPPPPPPKPSAPAGQIPVASVPPAQAAPQIKVPPTDYSRQITGTRTEQRVKMNRMRLKIAGRLKDAQNTNAMLTTFNEIDMSAAMEFRKANLEAFQKKYGIKIGFMSIFSKASAYALQDQPVVNAVIDGQEIVYRDYVDISVAVATPKGLVVPVIRNVEGMNYADIEIALAALGDKAKKNAISIEDMDGGTFTISNGGVFGSLMGTPIINPPQSAILGMHGIFDRPIAVKGQVVIRPMMYVALTYDHRLIDGREAVMFLRKIKAAVEDPRIMLAGL, from the exons gtTAGCGCATTATGTGTAATACGTCAGTTTTCAAGATTGGAAGTAGCGACACAAAAACATTTCCCAACTGGTAATAAAGCCCTGACTCCTGCAAGTTCCTCATCGAAACG AACTAACCTTTACTTTGGTAATCATGGAATTCATACCACTTGTAATTTGTGGGCAATTGAAACAATAAAGACGCCGGCATTTCCGGAATCAGTAGCCGAAGGTGATATTAA atttactGTGAAGGTTGGCGATTATGTGGCTCAAGATCAAGTGGTTATGGAGGTCGAGACCGACAAGACAGCCATGCCTGTGCCTGCGCCTTTTGGGGGAATAATTCGTGAGATTTTGGTAGAAGATGGTGCTACGGTGAAGGCCGGGCAGCCTTTGTTCAAATTAGAGAAAGCCGAGGGTACTCCAACTGCCGCagctcctgctgctgctgctgcttctgctccaccaccaccaccacccccGAAACCTGCTGCTCCTGCCACGCCACCACCGCAAGCTCGCGCCGCTCCACCACCTCCACCACCACCAGCACCAAGAGCGGctccaccaccaccgccaccaaAACCGTCAGCACCAGCTGGACAAATTCCCGTGGCTTCGGTGCCTCCTGCACAAGCTGCTCCGCAAATAAAGGTGCCACCAACGGACTATTCCCGTCAAATCACTGGCACGCGTACCGAACAGCGCGTAAAAATGAATCGCATGCGTCTAAAGATTGCCGGGCGTTTAAAAGATGCGCAAAACACAAACGCCATGTTGACTACGTTCAACGAAATCGATATGAG tGCTGCCATGGAATTCCGTAAGGCTAATCTGGAAGcttttcaaaagaagtatggAATCAAGATTGGGTTTATGTCTATATTCTCGAAGGCTTCTGCTTACGCACTGCAAGATCAGCCTGTAGTTAATGCTGTTATCGATGGACAG GAAATCGTTTATCGCGATTATGTGGACATTTCAGTAGCTGTGGCTACACCCAAAGGTCTGGTCGTTCCCGTGATAAGAAATGTTGAAGGCATGAATTACGCAGATATTGAAATTGCGCTGGCTGCTCTTGGCgacaaagcaaaaaagaatgcaatttccattGAAGATATGGACGGTGGTACCTTCACCATAAGTAATGGAGGAGTGTTCGGTTCGTTGATGGGTACGCCAATCATCAATCCACCACAAAGTGCTATCCTTGGTATGCATGGCATATTTGACAGACCAATCGCTGTAAAAGGACAA gTCGTTATACGCCCGATGATGTATGTTGCTCTTACTTATGACCATCGACTGATTGATGGGCGTGAGGCCGTTATGTTCTTGCGCAAAATCAAGGCTGCCGTGGAAGATCCTAGAATAATGTTGGCTGGATTATAA